The window AATAATTGCACGGCATACCCGGATACGAAGAAGTCTTGGCTCGCTTATCAACCATAGTGAGGCTAGGAGGCAGAGGCGCGGGCCTAATTCGGCTACTCGAATCCCTGAATGGAGTTTGAGCTTTCATCATCTGGTCTATATCCTTCTCTACTCTAGTGGCCTTGTCCACCACTTGTGCATATCTGGAAAAGTCGAAGTAGCACAATTTCGACCTTATTTTCAGCCGCAGACCATCTCTGAATTTCCTCAGTCTAACCCTCTCTTCATTGACGATAGTCGGCACGTACCGAGAGATTTCGGCAAAGTAGGCCTCATATTGTGCGACCATCATATTCCCCTGCTCGAGTTTGAAAAACTGTGACACCTTCTCGTCATGAAACGACTCTGGGAAATATTTCTCGTTGAACTTGGTCTGGAACCTCTCCCAAGTCCATAGATATTCTGCCCCAACGATCCTTCGAGTAGAATCCCACCATTCATCTGCTTCCCCCTCTAGTGCGAAGGTGGCAAGAGTCACCTTTGGAGCATCTATACACCCCAAAGGTTCCATCAACTTTAGCATGCGTTTCAACCATTGTTCGGCTACTATGGGATCTGTCGTCCCAGAGAAGGTCGGGGGCCTCATCTTCTAGAATCTCTTGAATACGTCGATATTATCCCCTGCAGCTGAGCGCGGAGCAGACCCACGCTGTCACTAGTTTATAGCCTCTACTGCGGTCGCCATGGTGGCCTGCTGGTCCTGCATAAAGGCATGCTGTTGGCTCAGCAAGGCAACCATCTGTTCCCAGGCATTTGGTGTCGGAACCCCTGACTAGGCCTCAAATGACGAAGTCCTCTCTGCATGAGTTGGGTGAGGCGTCGGGACAGCCCTTGCCCTTGACTCTGAGTCAGGTTCCTCAGATTGCACCGGGAGTGCCGGGGTGTATATAGGACTCTCCCCCCTTTCAGTCCTCCCTGTGTCTTGCGGCATCGCCAGATATGCCTGTACTTGCTTGGATTTCTTCTTTGGGGGCATCGTATCCTGAAATTTAGGAACGCAATGTCAAGTGCAGTATTTTATCATTATCGCACCATAGGGCAGGAAGTCCTGACATAAGGATTCCGCTTTGTAAGGGATTCTAAACCCCCGATTCTTGTTTGACCAAAAGGAATTTCTCAGAGATTTAATCGGTGTTCTAAAATGAATTTTCCAAAGAAAACAACatctctagtttttttttttttttttgaatctatGTAGGTAATAGTAAAAAATGGGGGCCTAGGTTTTGTTCCTATGTTTAGACAATGACTGCATACAGAGTGGAGAGCATGCAATAACTAACAGTGAGCCTTGTGTCAAGAGGCTATAATAACGTGACTGCAGTTCTAACTTCCAATTCCACATCAAGGTTAAAAAGGCTCATAGAAATAATTGAAATACTATCCACGTTAGAAATACTAATACCATGTGGAATGATGGATTTCGCAGGGTAGTTGTGGTAGCAGCCAGATAGCATTAAATGAGCataagaatgaaaagaaaagcAAGAAATTTAAACAGGGTTAGAGCCTACTCACGTTTAATAATCACAGTTTCATAAATCAAAGATTACTAATATCTTATAAAATTTGCAATGCTATCATGCATAAAGATAATTGATAGTTTAAAGGATAAGCTATTTACAGCTGCGTGTGTTTTGAGATGAATGAGTGTCCACGTCACTTTATCCTTTACTCATATATTCACATATACAGGGGGCTTTCTAACTCAATCAAAAGGATATAGTCACTTGCATGTGGGTCTATTAGGCAGTTAACGTTGGATAGCCCATCAGCATGAATCAGCTCCAAACGTCCTAGTATTACACTGTTGTCCGCTACAGACCTATGTCATGTGTTATTCAAAACATGCACAGTGGTTCCCACTTCAAATGGTACATAAAACAGTGACTTGATTAAAATGAATCACCTACTAGTTAGTTAAACTAAGGGAATGATCTTCATGAATACGAAACTTGATTGTTTAAGTTTAATACTTACAACTTCATAGTTTAAATGTTTCAACCATACActcaatgaaaagttcagtttGTTTTACTTGAGAAAGATATTATAATAGAGTTCAAATCGTGTAACAATATGGAATCTATGTACTTACCTGATGTGAAAGTCAAGTCTTAGTAATGCTATCATAGATAGGAATATTTGATAGTTAGAAAATAGGTAGTTCATAGTTGAGTGTAGTCGAAATAAGGGCATTGACATGAGTAAGAGTATATGCCTGAAACCTAATGTGATTAtgggattcaatattggggacctAAATTTGGGTCTCTATGTTCATAAAATAGCCTAAGCCTAGGGGAAAATTTTCCTATGTTCAACTTTCTAATTTAAGGGGACACCCATGAAATTTTAAACGTAAAATGTAGAAAGTTTGTACAAACTCCTtcccaaaggcaaggtttgtctaaactctctctctgataccaact is drawn from Magnolia sinica isolate HGM2019 chromosome 5, MsV1, whole genome shotgun sequence and contains these coding sequences:
- the LOC131247055 gene encoding uncharacterized protein LOC131247055, encoding MRPPTFSGTTDPIVAEQWLKRMLKLMEPLGCIDAPKVTLATFALEGEADEWWDSTRRIVGAEYLWTWERFQTKFNEKYFPESFHDEKVSQFFKLEQGNMMVAQYEAYFAEISRYVPTIVNEERVRLRKFRDGLRLKIRSKLCYFDFSRYAQVVDKATRVEKDIDQMMKAQTPFRDSSSRIRPAPLPPSLTMVDKRAKTSSYPGMPCNYCGKSGHTAMFCFRRARDEGDKPRPLAI